In Massilia antarctica, the following are encoded in one genomic region:
- a CDS encoding TIGR00645 family protein, translating into MSEPISPKVPQKLTPLNKLIFMSRWLQLPLYLGLILAQCVYVFHFWVELKDLIGAALGNEAALQHILDAVTVPGTKPATKLNETTIMLVVLGLIDVVMISNLLIMVIVGGYETFVSRMNLEGHPDQPEWLSHVNASVLKTKLAMAIIGISSIHLLKTFINADAYDPKTLIAQTVIHIVFLLSALAIAYTDRIMIGTQNLSKNPH; encoded by the coding sequence ATGTCTGAACCGATTTCACCCAAAGTGCCTCAGAAATTGACGCCCTTGAATAAGCTCATTTTCATGAGCCGCTGGCTGCAGTTGCCGCTGTATCTGGGCCTGATCCTGGCGCAGTGCGTGTATGTCTTCCATTTTTGGGTGGAACTCAAGGACTTGATCGGCGCCGCGCTCGGCAACGAAGCGGCGCTGCAACACATTCTCGACGCGGTCACCGTGCCGGGCACGAAGCCGGCCACCAAGCTCAACGAAACGACCATCATGCTGGTGGTGCTCGGCCTGATCGACGTCGTGATGATCTCCAACCTGCTGATCATGGTCATCGTAGGCGGCTACGAAACCTTCGTCTCGCGCATGAACCTGGAAGGCCATCCCGACCAGCCAGAGTGGCTCTCGCACGTGAACGCTTCCGTGCTCAAGACCAAGCTGGCCATGGCGATCATCGGCATTTCATCGATCCACCTGCTCAAGACGTTCATCAATGCCGACGCGTACGACCCCAAGACCTTGATCGCGCAGACGGTGATCCACATCGTGTTCCTGCTGTCGGCGCTGGCGATCGCCTATACCGACCGCATCATGATCGGCACCCAGAACCTGTCCAAGAACCCCCACTAA
- the acs gene encoding acetate--CoA ligase — MAATDSTQQDNQGLQESRVFAPPPDFVANAAISGMDAYHALCAEAAADYEGFWARLARQNLEWHKPFTSTLNETDAPFYKWFDDGELNVSYNCLDRNLKNGNADKTAIIFEADDGTVTRATYQELYERVCKFANGLKARGIKKGDRVIIYMSMSIEGVAAMQACARIGATHSVVFGGFSAKSLQERIIDAGAVAVITADEQLRGGKHLPLKSIVDEALALGGCESIKNVIVYKRTGGKIAFTEGRDLWLHELVADQGAECEPEWVNAEHPLFILYTSGSTGTPKGVQHASGGYLLWAALTMKWSFDIKPQDVFWCTADIGWVTGHSYIAYGPLAVGATQVVFEGIPTYPNAGRFWANIAKHKVSIFYTAPTAIRSLIKAADVDPSVHPSKYDLSSLRLLGSVGEPINPEAWMWYYKNVGGERCPVVDTFWQTETGGHMITPLPGATPMVPGSCTLPLPGIMTAIVDEAGADVPNGQGGILVVKRPWPSMIRTIWGNPERFKSSYFPDELGGKMYLAGDGAIRNKDTGYFTITGRIDDVLNVSGHRMGTMEIESALVANPMVAEAAVVGKPDDTTGESICAFVVLKQARPTGEEAKKLALELRNWVAKEIGPIAKPKEIRFGDNLPKTRSGKIMRRLLRVLAKGETITQDVSTLENPAILEQLKEAS, encoded by the coding sequence ATGGCAGCAACAGATTCCACCCAGCAGGACAATCAAGGCTTGCAGGAAAGCCGCGTATTTGCGCCGCCGCCGGACTTCGTGGCCAACGCCGCCATTTCCGGGATGGATGCCTACCATGCGCTGTGCGCGGAAGCGGCCGCTGATTACGAAGGTTTCTGGGCCCGCCTGGCGCGCCAAAATCTCGAGTGGCACAAGCCGTTTACGTCGACCCTGAACGAGACCGATGCACCGTTCTATAAATGGTTCGATGACGGCGAGCTGAACGTGTCGTACAACTGCCTCGACCGCAACCTCAAGAATGGCAACGCCGACAAGACCGCGATCATTTTCGAAGCGGACGACGGCACCGTCACGCGCGCGACCTACCAGGAGTTGTACGAGCGGGTCTGCAAGTTCGCCAACGGGCTCAAGGCGCGCGGCATCAAGAAGGGCGACCGCGTCATTATTTACATGTCGATGTCGATCGAAGGCGTGGCCGCCATGCAGGCGTGCGCGCGCATCGGCGCCACCCATTCGGTGGTGTTCGGCGGCTTTTCCGCCAAATCCTTGCAGGAGCGCATCATCGATGCCGGCGCGGTGGCCGTCATCACGGCCGACGAGCAACTGCGCGGCGGCAAGCACCTGCCGCTGAAAAGCATTGTCGACGAAGCGCTGGCGCTGGGCGGCTGCGAGAGCATCAAGAATGTGATCGTCTATAAGCGTACCGGCGGCAAGATTGCCTTCACCGAAGGGCGCGACCTGTGGCTGCACGAACTGGTGGCCGACCAGGGGGCCGAGTGCGAGCCGGAATGGGTCAATGCGGAGCATCCGCTGTTCATCCTGTACACCTCCGGTTCGACCGGCACCCCCAAGGGCGTGCAGCATGCCAGCGGCGGCTACCTGCTGTGGGCCGCGCTGACCATGAAGTGGAGCTTCGACATCAAGCCGCAGGACGTGTTCTGGTGCACCGCCGATATCGGCTGGGTCACCGGCCACAGCTACATTGCCTATGGCCCGCTGGCGGTGGGCGCCACGCAGGTCGTGTTTGAAGGCATCCCGACCTACCCGAACGCCGGGCGCTTCTGGGCCAATATCGCCAAGCACAAGGTCAGCATCTTTTATACGGCGCCGACGGCGATCCGTTCGCTGATCAAGGCGGCCGATGTCGATCCGAGCGTGCATCCGTCCAAGTACGATTTGAGCAGCCTGCGCCTGCTCGGTTCGGTGGGCGAGCCGATCAATCCGGAAGCCTGGATGTGGTACTACAAGAACGTGGGTGGCGAACGCTGCCCGGTGGTCGATACTTTCTGGCAGACCGAAACGGGCGGCCACATGATCACCCCGCTGCCGGGCGCGACACCGATGGTGCCGGGCTCGTGCACATTGCCGCTGCCGGGCATCATGACCGCGATCGTCGACGAGGCCGGTGCGGACGTACCGAACGGGCAGGGCGGCATCCTGGTGGTCAAGCGGCCGTGGCCGTCGATGATCCGCACCATCTGGGGCAATCCGGAACGCTTCAAGAGCAGTTACTTCCCGGATGAGCTGGGCGGCAAGATGTACCTGGCGGGCGATGGCGCGATCCGCAACAAGGATACTGGCTACTTCACGATCACGGGGCGCATCGATGACGTGCTCAACGTGTCGGGCCACCGTATGGGCACCATGGAAATCGAATCGGCGCTGGTGGCCAATCCGATGGTGGCGGAGGCGGCAGTGGTAGGCAAGCCGGACGACACGACCGGCGAATCGATCTGCGCGTTCGTGGTGCTCAAGCAGGCGCGGCCGACCGGGGAAGAGGCGAAGAAGCTGGCGCTGGAGCTGCGCAACTGGGTGGCCAAGGAAATCGGGCCGATCGCCAAGCCGAAGGAAATCCGCTTCGGCGACAACTTGCCCAAGACCCGTTCGGGCAAGATCATGCGGCGTTTGCTGAGGGTGCTGGCCAAGGGCGAGACCATCACGCAGGATGTGTCGACCCTGGAAAATCCGGCCATCCTGGAGCAGTTGAAGGAAGCCTCGTAA